In Drosophila yakuba strain Tai18E2 chromosome 2R, Prin_Dyak_Tai18E2_2.1, whole genome shotgun sequence, a single genomic region encodes these proteins:
- the LOC6529419 gene encoding membrane metallo-endopeptidase-like 1 yields MWTICLLFVPLVAASSNTRLLNGILNHVDKEASPCENYYNHACGEYNIRHINDSFFDIIQMLDHQVNQNLVKLMDELERSSQSPLFTASSVDGKVLRYYLSCRGAPRNMGDLGQYLKLVSPGEGLTWPQFIMNGSSWPQKEFKWLDTLAHLHRYGLTNVFFKLDVVPNPRNASEYLVELDVPTFVDESQLPNSFIEILSIFYIMKVPSSDIISLARKIRKLELSVKAIINPNDILNAYINIRDLERESGHNWQRFFEILIGASASPELQVLARKFGYFSVLKELIDKQDARVVATYIMIRFARFLFDEFTNTRESMDCVSHVRRNLNLAASMLYKERFFEPSAFSASFVEINNMFEELRRQFLLKVDQNHLDLTAWQKNFVVRKAEKVEINVGNLPKTNDLRNFVSQYYQDLKFPTGQLDFHQEHLGVLQFRTQKMLAQIQESALRGGGYFHILEPSSAIASTSYYMLRPNVIIVPLGLLQEPFFQPDSDEVFKYSLMGYILGHHLISAFDTEGITIDTDGNDQQFRSQRFEEGVTCLSRNGKNIDESMGDIAGLELAYSAYSKKAKNRNRLDFTHLPPEQIFFLNAAQFFCGNSDMLNQYEEYEVRLQRAVDGFEPFDKAFGCSRIKPQHERCRLW; encoded by the coding sequence ATGTGGACTATCTGCCTTTTGTTTGTGCCCCTTGTGGCGGCCAGCTCCAATACAAGACTTCTAAATGGCATCCTTAATCATGTGGACAAGGAAGCCAGTCCCTGCGAAAATTACTACAATCACGCCTGCGGCGAGTACAACATTCGTCACATCAACGACTCCTTCTTCGACATTATACAAATGCTGGATCACCAGGTTAACCAGAACTTGGTAAAACTAATGGACGAACTAGAGCGAAGTTCTCAATCGCCGCTCTTTACGGCATCCAGTGTAGATGGCAAGGTCCTTCGTTACTACCTCAGTTGCCGTGGAGCACCGCGAAATATGGGAGATTTGGGCCAGTATCTGAAACTAGTTTCCCCAGGAGAAGGACTCACATGGCCCCAGTTCATCATGAATGGTAGTTCTTGGCCTCAGAAAGAATTTAAATGGCTTGACACCCTGGCTCATCTGCATCGCTACGGTCTAACTaacgttttttttaaacttgACGTGGTGCCAAACCCACGAAATGCGAGCGAGTACCTGGTCGAATTAGATGTTCCCACATTTGTAGATGAATCCCAACTGCCGAAcagttttattgaaattctaTCAATTTTCTATATCATGAAAGTCCCTTCCAGTGATATTATTTCTCTGGCGCGAAAAATACGGAAGCTAGAATTGTCGGTTAAAGCGATAATCAATCCGAACGACATATTGAATGCATATATCAATATTCGCGACTTGGAGAGAGAATCTGGTCACAACTGGCAGCGATTCTTTGAGATTTTAATAGGTGCCAGCGCATCCCCAGAGCTCCAAGTGTTGGCGCGCAAATTTGGGTACTTTTCTGTTCTCAAGGAACTAATAGACAAACAGGATGCCCGGGTGGTGGCCACCTACATAATGATCCGATTTGCAAGATTTCTATTTGATGAATTCACGAACACCAGAGAATCCATGGATTGTGTATCCCATGTGCGCCGCAACTTGAATTTGGCTGCAAGCATGCTCTACAAGGAGCGATTTTTTGAACCCTCCGCATTCAGTGCCAGCTTCGTGGAAATTAACAACATGTTCGAGGAACTACGCCGTCAGTTTCTGCTGAAAGTCGATCAAAATCATCTAGATTTGACTGCTTGGCAGAAGAACTTCGTCGTTAGGAAGGCAGAGAAAGTTGAGATCAACGTTGggaatttgccaaaaaccaatGATCTCCGCAACTTCGTCAGCCAGTACTACCAAGACCTGAAATTTCCCACTGGTCAGCTAGATTTCCATCAAGAGCACCTCGGGGTGCTGCAGTTTCGCACCCAAAAGATGTTGGCCCAAATCCAGGAAAGCGCACTGAGAGGAGGAGGATATTTTCACATACTGGAGCCGAGCAGTGCCATTGCCTCCACCTCGTACTATATGTTGCGCCCGAATGTGATTATAGTCCCACTTGGGCTGCTGCAAGAACCATTTTTCCAGCCGGATAGCGATGAAGTTTTCAAATACAGCCTGATGGGATATATTTTGGGACATCACTTGATAAGCGCCTTTGATACTGAAGGCATTACAATTGACACCGACGGAAACGATCAACAATTTAGATCGCAACGTTTTGAAGAAGGAGTCACTTGCTTGTCACGCAATGGAAAGAACATAGATGAAAGCATGGGGGATATTGCTGGTCTGGAACTCGCCTATTCTGCATACTCTAAAAAGGCAAAGAATCGAAACCGTTTGGACTTTACCCATTTGCCACCGGAGCAGATATTCTTCCTAAACGCCGCCCAGTTCTTCTGCGGCAATAGCGATATGTTGAATCAGTACGAGGAATATGAAGTGCGTTTACAGAGAGCTGTCGACGGGTTTGAGCCATTTGACAAGGCTTTTGGATGTAGCCGAATTAAGCCTCAGCACGAGAGGTGTCGGTTGTGGTGA
- the LOC26535154 gene encoding uncharacterized protein LOC26535154: MDENGMFILNADCILEIMKYVITDCQLNERYVEMGTLVYNDLINFVLAHDFFVELLADHHKILYKDLEWALACRTIKLLIDLRVNKQSNNERFFWRSFQESVSEQSPFDLQLSFQGIYVHIKVTGISSGSPYHETLKFDFPLTVDALGDIFRSNKNLTKLSFESTKVHGSLSHIIPYCANLEELKITMNAEDVLSQYEPLVILPKLKNILITGLQRSKSESLFLSNLRKWHRPPNLPPLTLKIEEHVTDIHRPVTFATFNSLRCLHVNESLSSYDPPYSFFKAEYDLSAMENDSISIEDSLATIRLGEGVEIKFIRSKGILELKLHNYSDIGQMGELSKLPNFTRLLVKNKSYNLEYPDSFAKFLRSMAPNGSFALKSCKILNGRLNLNETEELAKITSLRFLECHLHDGPDINFSQMTNLQHMKLDFRQNINHITSNIIHNLLSNCQVLATIFSEAVTITLWRKEKRLEIHLCNCENTDFAIPLAKLKGFNTLVISGKQELGYLNMIFDAFAANLSTIEELDLFYLQPYSSELERLRFEDISKVTEIKTIRSLRCCVSDVTGVQKLANLNKLENLEIYHSGGGNLIEFFNKLPEKNTIKCISTGKLTHEEVLKITQMTSIKTLVCRLSDEYGLEFFAELANSSVVELIVLEYNNSMRDIPSLFSTIRAKQLGLFDIWHKKLNFFETVDVTKITGLKRLCASFVDSECAQILDRLPQLEDLTIGFIKTPLENPLRVLALKSPSTLKKLKLCNFIGGSECECLTQFKTLESLTCSFRNETGIDHLANMENLKELFIHLSENSLSNLFLAFAQKCDSKLEKLQAPITCSNEIREISQIKSLRTLNINLTKMCDNLSDLSRLNNLKSLSIVVRYRCKLNTDSFLQIFRSCQKLDQVDLGFYYGVALNLVSQVNNVLKSFRDPANQKPLQLSIFSGSIYPKIHVDDIDESILNVSYSYEKNYEGYEIEFNSDDEDSDNPYTYMYYS, translated from the exons atggACGAAAACGGCATGTTTATTCTCAATGCTGACTGTATTTTGGAAATAATGAAATACGTAATTACTGATTGCCAGTTAAATGAGCGCTATGTTGAAATGGGTACTCTTGTCTACAATGACTTAATAAACTTTGTTCTGGCCCACGACTTCTTCGTCGAATTGCTGGCGGATCATCACAAAATCCTTTACAAGGATCTTGAGTGGGCACTAGCGTGCAGGACCATAAAGTTGCTTATAGATCTTCGAGTGAATAAGCAATCAAACAACGAAAGATTTTTCTGGAGATCTTTTCAGGAATCAGTCAGTGAACAAAGTCCGTTCGATCTTCAACTGTCTTTTCAAGGCATATACGTACATATTAAAGTAACAG gCATCTCATCGGGCAGCCCATACCACGAGACGTTAAAATTTGACTTCCCGCTTACTGTAGACGCATTGGGTGACATTTTTCGCTCCAACAAAAATCTAACCAAGTTGAGCTTTGAAAGCACTAAAGTACATGGTAGTCTTTCTCATATCATACCCTATTGCGCCAATCTCGAAGAACTGAAAATCACTATGAACGCAGAAGACGTGTTATCCCAATATGAACCACTAGTAATCTTGCCGAAactgaaaaacattttaattactgGCTTACAAAGAAGCAAGTCGGAATCGCTCTTTCTTAGCAATTTAAGAAAATGGCACAGGCCACCGAATCTTCCACCTTTGACACTAAAAATCGAAGAACACGTAACCGACATTCATCGACCTGTAACGTTTGCCACTTTTAATTCATTACGATGTTTGCATGTGAACGAATCCCTCTCTTCTTATGATCCAccatattcattttttaagGCCGAGTACGATTTATCTGCAATGGAGAACGACAGTATTTCAATAGAGGATTCTCTTGCCACCATTAGATTGGGTGAAGGTGTTGAGATCAAGTTTATCAGGTCTAAAGGTATACTGGAGTTAAAGTTACACAATTATTCAGACATTGGTCAAATGGGAGAGTTATCAAAACTGCCCAATTTTACTCGCTTGTTAGTAAAAAATAAGTCATACAATTTAGAATATCCCGATTCTTTTGCAAAATTCCTCAGATCAATGGCTCCAAACGGGTCATTTGCTTTAAAGTCatgcaaaatattaaatggaCGATTAAATCTAAATGAGACTGAAGAGCTTGCGAAAATAACGTCACTCCGATTCCTCGAATGCCACTTACACGACGGGCCTGATATCAACTTCAGTCAAATGACAAACTTGCAACACATGAAACTGGATTTCAGACAAAATATTAATCACATTACTTCAAATATAATCCATAATTTGCTAAGCAACTGCCAAGTGCTAGCAACCATATTTAGCGAAGCTGTTACAATTACCCtatggagaaaagaaaaacgtcTAGAGATCCATTTGTGTAATTGTGAAAACACCGATTTTGCTATTCCCCTTGCCAAGCTTAAGGGTTTTAACACCCTCGTGATTTCAGGAAAACAGGAATTGGGTTATCTAAATATGATCTTCGATGCTTTCGCAGCCAATTTAAGTACGATCGAAGAATTGGATTTATTCTATCTGCAACCTTATAGTTCCGAATTAGAACGCCTACGGTTTGAAGATATTTCCAAAGTGACCGAAATTAAAACCATTAGGTCACTTCGATGCTGCGTATCAGATGTGACTGGTGTTCAGAAATTGGCAAATCTAAACAAATTAGAGAATTTGGAAATATACCATTCCGGAGGTGGCAATCTCATCGaatttttcaataaacttCCTGagaaaaatacaattaaatgtataaGTACTGGAAAACTCACCCACGAAGAGGTTTTAAAGATAACCCAAATGACGTCGATTAAAACTTTGGTGTGTCGTTTATCAGACGAGTATGGTCTCGAATTCTTTGCGGAGCTAGCGAACTCAAGTGTCGTAGAATTAATTGTTTTGGAATATAATAACTCTATGCGGGATATACCCTCTCTGTTTTCTACGATAAGGGCAAAGCAACTTGGTCTCTTTGATATTTGGCacaaaaaactgaattttttTGAAACGGTTGACGTTACTAAAATAACAGGACTAAAAAGGTTATGTGCTAGTTTTGTTGATTCGGAGTGTGCGCAAATATTAGATAGATTACCTCAACTAGAGGACCTTACTATTGGCTTTATTAAAACTCCTTTGGAAAATCCTCTAAGGGTTCTAGCACTCAAGTCACCATCGACTCTCAAAAAATTGAAGTTATGCAACTTTATTGGCGGTAGCGAATGTGAATGTTTGACTCAATTCAAAACATTGGAATCTTTAACATGTTCATTTCGTAATGAGACGGGCATAGATCATTTGGCCAATATGGAAAACCTTAAAGAATTATTTATACATCTTTCTGAAAATTCGCTTAGTAATCTTTTTCTTGCATTTGCCCAAAAATGTGATTCCAAGTTGGAGAAACTTCAAGCTCCTATCACATGTTCTAATGAGATTCGGGAAATATCACAGATTAAGTCACTAAGAACgctaaatattaatttgacAAAAATGTGTGATAATTTATCAGACCTCAGTCGATTAAATAACCTAAAATCGTTGAGTATAGTCGTCCGTTATAGATGTAAATTAAATACCGATAgctttttgcaaatttttcgATCTTGTCAAAAACTAGATCAGGTCGATTTGGGATTTTATTATGGGGTGGCTTTAAATTTAGTCAGCCAAGTAAACAATGTTCTGAAATCTTTTAGAGATCCCGCAAATCAGAAGCCGCTACAACTAAGTATTTTTAGTGGTTCGATTTACCCGAAAATCCAT GTGGATGATATTGATGAGTCAATCTTGAACGTCTCTTATTCGTACGAAAAAAACTATGAAGGTTACGAAATAGAATTTAATTCTGATGACGAGGATTCAGACAACCCTTATACTTATATGTATTATagttaa